The genomic DNA TCGTAGATTTTCAGCATGTAAAACCCGGTAAGGGACCTGCGTTTGTGCGGACCCGACTGAGAAACATCAACACCGGAAAAGTCATTGACAACACATTTACAGCCGGTGTGAAAATACAGATCGTCCGTATTGAAAACCGCCCGCATCAGTTCCTCTACAAAGATGACGACGGATATCATTTCATGCACAAGGAAACATTTGAACAGATGTTTCTCAATGAAGAACTGATCAATGCACCGGATTTACTAAAAGAAGGACAGGATGTAGAGATCCTTTTTCATGCCGACCTTGAAAAA from Flavobacteriales bacterium includes the following:
- the efp gene encoding elongation factor P, producing the protein MATTADFKNGLCIEFNHGLYQIVDFQHVKPGKGPAFVRTRLRNINTGKVIDNTFTAGVKIQIVRIENRPHQFLYKDDDGYHFMHKETFEQMFLNEELINAPDLLKEGQDVEILFHADLEKALSCELPPFVELEITYTEPGIKGDTATNTLKAATVETGAIVQVPLFIDTGDRIKIDTRDYKYSERVKG